The Pseudanabaena yagii GIHE-NHR1 genome segment CATCACGCCAATCATTTTCTCTGCTTGACCATCTTGGTTATAAATACCCTGCCCCTTGGTGAGTACCCATCGCAAAGTGCCGTCAGGATATAGAAGCCGATATTCGACATCTAGTAAGGAATGCGTCTCTAAAGCATGATTGAATGCTGCTTCAACCCATTCAAGATCTTCGGGATGAACGCGATCGCGCCATGTTTGGTAATTGCTAGATAGTTCATAGGGATTCAGTCCCATCAACCGATAGTGAGTACCACTCCAAATCGCTTCACCCGTGGCAACATCAAATTCCCAACTTCCTGTATTAGTCAAACTAAGGGCTAGCTGTCTACGGTCTTCACTTTCCTGTAATGCGATTTCTGCTTGCTTGCGATCGGTAATATTACGAGCAACCCATAATACTGATTCTCGATCTAACGGTGACACGATGGTTGAGAACCAACGTTCTTTACCCATGATTTCCAAACTATATTCTAGATCGATGCTCTTTTGAGTTGTGAGAACCTGTTGAATGGCTTCTAAAAAGCGCTCAGCAGTTTGCTGCGGTAAGTGTTGATGGATAGTCTGATTTAATTTAACGTTAGCATTACTTTCAATATTGGCTTGAGTCGGAGCAACCTTAAGATATCTACCCTCACCATTTAGCACAAAAATATAATCCTTCATCCCAGAGAAGAGATTACGAAGTTGCGTTTCACTTTCTTGCAGTGCTATTTCAGCCTGCTTGCGATCGCTAATATCGGTAATCGTGCCAACTAATTTGGTTACCTGCCCCTGTTCGTTATAGACCGCTTCGCCTCGGCTGATGATATGACAAATCGAGCCATCAGGTCGAATGATGCCATGTTCGACCATGTAGGGTGTACCATTTGCGATCGCCTCTTCTACTGCTGCACGTAGTTTGGGCTGATCCTCAAGAGGCAGTATATCGAAAAAGTTGGCATAGCTTGGTAAGGGTACATGAGGATCAAATCCGAGAATGAGAAATTGCTGCTCTGACCAAGTACTAACACCTGTTGCTACTTCAAACTCCCAACTACCGATCCTTGCAATGCGTTGAGCTTCTCTAAGATCTGCGGTTTTCTGAGCAACCTGTTGTTCTAAATCACGTTCGTAATTTAAACGCATTTGATCGGCATCATGGAGATCAATCATCATCTGATGTAGAGATTCTTTCAAAACCTGAACTTCTGTAATGCGCGTATCAGGGATGGTTTGCTCAAGGCGATTCTCTGAGAAAGACTTGGTAGCTTGAGTGAGATGCGATAGCGATCGCCCAATACGGCGAGATGTCCAAATCCCGAGACAGATTGAAGTTAACAGCGCTAGTCCACATAACAAAAATGTATGCCGTAAGTTCGCCTGAATCTCTCCGATAAAATCGGACTCAGGAATTATCGTGACCACTTGCCAATCCAAACCATATTTGTCCTGATAGGGAGTGATCTGCACAAATTTCCTTTGACCAGCAACCATTACATCTAGTTGTTGTGGCTCCTTCAGATTCTCAAAATTGCCAAATTGCTGAATTAATTGTTGAGAAACTTGCCTTATAATCTCATTTTGGCTATCTGTAGCATATAGGCGAGAAAACTTTCCATTTATCCTTTTCAATCCTGCTGATTCTGCAGCTACAGATGTCGCGACCATCTCCCCCGACTTCTCAATCACAAATATCTTTCCAGTAGGCGTAAATTTTAACTGCGTGAGCAACAAACTAATGTCTGAGAGGAAATAATTAGCCGTAAATAAAGCAGAAAATTTTCCATTCGCATCATATACAGGAGCGATCGCCACTGTTTGCAACAAGGGAAGAATTCTGCCTAAAGATATTGATGTCCATGCTTGTTTTCCCAGATTTTTCGCTTGTCTATACCAATCAATTGTGCGGAAGTCATCATTTACTTGGATAAACAATTGATTCGGCTTGCCTTGATCATCAACCCTATAGTATCGACGCTGATTGGGAATAATCTCTTGAAAGAAAATAGTGCCAATGGGAAGGCTTTTACCTGTTGCTTTTTCCGCGAGCTGTTGCATTTCCTTTGAGTTAACTCGCAAGTATCCAATTGAGTTGCCATCATCACTCCAAAACCCATTGGCAGGAAGCGCTGGATCTAATACGAGCTGTTGCCAAAGTTGTTGTCGCAATTGTTCTTTATCATCAAGATTGAGGGTTCCTTGCTGCACCGCCAAATGATTAGCTCCTACAATCTGTTGAGATCGCTGTAAGTAATTATTGAGTTGATCGCTAACCCTTCCTGAAGTTTGTCTCAGTAATTGACTGGCTAAATTTTCTACAGCCTGCTGTCCACTTTTATAGGACAAATAGCCTACTAGTCCCACAATCCCAAAGGTTTGAACCACAAACGGCACTACCACCACCCATTGCAAAGAGATGTTAAAAAATGGCGATCGCTTTGGTTGCCGCTTGTCTATCATGTGACGACTATATCAAAGGAAAAAGGAAAAAGGAAAAGGGAAAAAATAATTACCAATCACCAATTACCAATTACCACAAGCTAAAAGCTACTAGCTTTTGGCTAATAGCTAAAAACTAATAGCCAAAAGCTAATAACGAATCCTCGGATCAATCCAAGCATTTACAATATCTACGAGAATACTGGCGATCGTGACGATTATTGCGAAAAATACGACAATGCCTTGAACTACGGGATAGTCTCGCCCAACGATCGCTTCAAATAAACGATTGGCTAGCCCTGGCCAAGAAAATGTCACTTCCGTTAGCACCGCACCACCAAGCATCGAAGCAAGGGTCAAACCAAGGATCGTAACTACAGGAATCATGGCATTTTTTAACGCATGGTTAAACAAAATCGCACTTGGTTTAATCCCTCTTGCCTTAGCTGCTTCCACATAGTCAGACTGCAAGGTTTGACGCAAATTGACGCGCACAATTCGCTCAAAAATCCCACTAATGACAATTCCTAAACTGGTAGCTGGCAAGATCAGATATTGAATGCTTGTCCAAAAGTTTTTCCAATCAGATTTGAGCAAAGCATCAATTGTGTATAGCCCAAACACTTGAACAGGCGGATCGACGCTAGCAGGAAATCTTGTACCAATGGGCAACCAACCTAGTTGCACCGAGAACACTAATTGCAGGATCATCCCAACCCAAAAAAGTGGTAAGGAATAAGTAATAATGCCAAACAATCGACCACCCACATCCCATTTGGTGTTTGGACGCAGAGCCGCAATAATTCCCACAGTCAGCCCCACTACTAAAGCCACAATCAGGGCATAAATTGCCAATTCTGCGGTTGCGGGGAAAAAGTTTTTAATAATTTGCCAAACGGTTTGCTCACGGGTGCTGATCGATTTGCCAAGGTTAAAATGCAGCAAATCCTGCATATAGCCCCAATATTGCGAAAAGAGAGAACCTGTCAGTCCTACTTGCTCACGCAAGGCAACCTTGACCTCTTCAGGAGCACGAGGACCTAAAATTGCGTCGATAGGATCACCAGGGGTTGCCCGCATTAACAGAAATACGACTGAGGCGATCGCCCATAGCATAATCGGTGCAAGCAGTAATCGCGCCGTAATGTAGTAGAACAGTGCTTTGAGGCGACTAGACATAGACAGGTTTACTAGGTTCTTACTGGACTAAACAAATTTCTTAACTATAGCGCTTTGCGCCATCTTCTAGAGATATTCATTTTGCCTAAGAGTTTTGCGGAACTAAATTTTTTGTGGCACGGCGAAGCCGTGCCACAAAAAATTTGATTCTTTAAAGAAGTTGTTCAATTTCGCCCACATAAGTTCCTAAACCGACTGCCGTGCGAACCAATGTTCCATGTACATCAACGGCGCTATATTTGGCGATCGCATCGGCAATGGGTACATCGATCACTTCGCGGTTTACCCATGCCACCATGCGATCGTATTTCTTCTCTGCAATCAAATCCACAGCCGCTACACCAAAGGCTGCCCCCAAAATGCGATCGAGTGGTGATGGTGTACTTCCTCTCTGCACATGACCCAAGATCGTGACGCGGCTTTCTAACCCTGTGCGGGTACTGATCTGATCGCCTAAATACTGCCCAATACCTCCATAGAGGGTTTGTCCAAGGCTATTGGTATATTTCACAGGTTCACCCGTTGGCGTTTTCACAGCTTCAGCAACGACCATGGTACTAAAAGGGAATCCTCGCAGGGCGCGATTCATTAAGCGATCGCATACTTCATCCAAATCATAGGGAATCTCTGGGATCAATACCACATGAGCGCCCCCTGCAATCCCTGCACTCACTGCAATATGTCCTGCATCACGACCCATCACTTCTAAGATCATCACGCGACTATGGCTGATGGCAGTATAAGTTAGGCGATCGAGCGCTTCTACAGCCACACTCACTGCCGTATTAAAGCCAATCGAATTCTCCGTTGCCCCCAAATCGTTATCAATAGTTTTCGGAACTGCGACTAGATTCATATTGCCCTGCTGCGCTAGCCGTCTCAAAATGGCTAAACTGCCATCGCCGCCAATTCCAATTAGGGCATCCAGACCCAGTTTATGGTAGCCATCAATCACTTCCTCAGAGCGATCGACTAAAGTTCCATCAGGCATCGGATAGGAGAAGGGATTCCCTTTATTTACTGTTCCCAAAATCGTACCGCCATAGCGTAAAATCCCTGAGACCCTTTTCATATCAAGTAATTCCGCTTCTACGGGACGATTCAGCAATCCTTGAGTTGCACCTTTAATTCCATAAATTTCTATATCATAGTCGCGAGCGCGGCGCACAACAGCCCGAATGACAGCATTGAGTCCACCACAGTCTCCACCACTGGTCAAAATACCAACACGCTTAGGCTTTGTCATAAATCTTCAGATTCTCAATTTCCAAAATGACCTCTTTAGGACTTACGTATCAATCACCAAATGTAGGGACAATTCATGAATTGCGTAAGCCTATCTATTATCACGACTTATCGCAACAAGATATGGTTTGGATTTTTGAATATTTGTGAACTTCCCTTAGCATTGCCTAGATTTCCTAACATAACAATTCTTAACCACATAAATAAAGGCTCGGAGCAATGCTCCAAGCCTTTATTTGTACGATTTTCAAATGAATAAGTAACTGGGTGCAATTAAGTATAAAAAACCAAAACCTATGGCGCACGCGCAGCGTGCGCCATAGGTTTTGGTTCTGCTTTTTAATTATGCCTAGCTACTTATATACTCATTTGAAAATCGCGATAAATCATTCTCCATAAGAGTTTTGGATTGTCATTTTGCCTATAGCAAAATGACAATCGCTACATAACTATCTAAATACATTTTGCCGTGAAGCTAATCTTGCCTTACCTGATGCAGCCCATTCTTGGAGGACTTGAATTTCCTGCTGAGCCGTTTGCGCTAATGGCACAATTTGGCTAGCCGCTTCGAGAATGTCATCGGTGGTGAAGTCACGATTTTGACTGAAGCCAATGTGCATCGCTTCGATTATGCCCTGCTCGATTTCTGCACCTGAAAAATCGGGTGTTTCATAGGCAAGGCGATCGATATCGTAGGCACGAGTATTGTGAGGACGGTATTTGCCTAGATGCACAGCAAATATCTGCGATCGCTCTTCTTGGTTGGGCAAACCCACAAAGAAAACTTCATCGAATCGACCTTTACGCAAAAGTTCAGGGGGCAATGCACGAATATTATTTGCCGTAGCTACTACAAATACGGGCGAAGTCTTTTCCGCCATCCATGTTAAGAAGGTTCCAAAAACACGGTTAGTCGTTCCTGAATCACCTCGACCTTCAATACCTGAGAAGGCTTTATCGATTTCATCAATCCATAATACGCAGGGAGAGAGCGCTTCTGCTAGCTGAATCATTTGCCTTGTGCGGGATTCACTCTCGCCAACTAGTCCTGCAAATAGACGACCGACATCGAGACGTAATAGGGGCAAATGCCAATGGTGAGAAATTGCCTTTGCAGTGAGGGATTTGCCTGTACCCTGAATTCCTGCTAATAGCAAGCCTCTGGGATGGGGTAAGCCATACTTACGGGCGCGATCGCTAAAGGCTCCACCTCTCCTTAATAACCATTCCTTGAGATTATCCAAACCACCGATATCACTAATTTCTGTAGTTGATGGATAGAATTCTAGAATCTGGGTTTGGCGAATACTTTGACGTTTTTCTTCGAGAATTAGTTCGACATCTTCGGGACGCAAGCAGTTATTTTCAGCGATCGCTTTAGCTAGGACTCGTCGGATTCTCTCTAGAGATAAACCTTGGCTCGCACGGACTAAATCATCGATCGCCTGTTTATTTAATTGCAGATCATTGCCTGAGTTCGTGGAATTAGCAATTTGTTCAATTTCTATTTTC includes the following:
- a CDS encoding PAS domain-containing protein, with amino-acid sequence MIDKRQPKRSPFFNISLQWVVVVPFVVQTFGIVGLVGYLSYKSGQQAVENLASQLLRQTSGRVSDQLNNYLQRSQQIVGANHLAVQQGTLNLDDKEQLRQQLWQQLVLDPALPANGFWSDDGNSIGYLRVNSKEMQQLAEKATGKSLPIGTIFFQEIIPNQRRYYRVDDQGKPNQLFIQVNDDFRTIDWYRQAKNLGKQAWTSISLGRILPLLQTVAIAPVYDANGKFSALFTANYFLSDISLLLTQLKFTPTGKIFVIEKSGEMVATSVAAESAGLKRINGKFSRLYATDSQNEIIRQVSQQLIQQFGNFENLKEPQQLDVMVAGQRKFVQITPYQDKYGLDWQVVTIIPESDFIGEIQANLRHTFLLCGLALLTSICLGIWTSRRIGRSLSHLTQATKSFSENRLEQTIPDTRITEVQVLKESLHQMMIDLHDADQMRLNYERDLEQQVAQKTADLREAQRIARIGSWEFEVATGVSTWSEQQFLILGFDPHVPLPSYANFFDILPLEDQPKLRAAVEEAIANGTPYMVEHGIIRPDGSICHIISRGEAVYNEQGQVTKLVGTITDISDRKQAEIALQESETQLRNLFSGMKDYIFVLNGEGRYLKVAPTQANIESNANVKLNQTIHQHLPQQTAERFLEAIQQVLTTQKSIDLEYSLEIMGKERWFSTIVSPLDRESVLWVARNITDRKQAEIALQESEDRRQLALSLTNTGSWEFDVATGEAIWSGTHYRLMGLNPYELSSNYQTWRDRVHPEDLEWVEAAFNHALETHSLLDVEYRLLYPDGTLRWVLTKGQGIYNQDGQAEKMIGVMLDISDRKALEIALKDSETNLSDILNSATAIITRVEIKRDGTWNIKYVSRACEAISGYSPQELIDDQSLWFSSIYPEDWQSLGDQIYADIFNELGGTYTYRFRHKDGSLRWISQTNNSRWDPSLNVYVVTMLTSDVSDRKQLEQELTYSHDLRELLFNESTDALFLVDSHTSLIFDCNQQAIKLFEVDSKNQLLNIVGRILHKNDLTAQELAWINQEIAEKGFCNLEVEYVTFKGNYFWGDLLLKRIEFGERYFSLARIADITIRKQTEFALAEAKAAAEEATRAKSAFLANMSHEIRTPMNGVIGMTQLLETTELTEEQQDFVKTIADSGEALLAVINDILDFSKIESGMLTIEAREFVLQDLVKAVCDILRNQAIAKNIDLTYIIAPDVPTNVVGDRDRLRQVLLNLVGNAVKFTPQGQVSIAVEGHVIANKYELSFAVSDTGIGIKSDRIDQLFQPFTQVDTSISRQYGGTGLGLAISKRLVELMGGTIWFDSCGSIGGRPPSGWQPILSTQGSTFYFTIGISTNLESRKPPEALINKISKTLIDKSIAQKFPLHILLAEDNLVNQMVAGALLKKLGYQINVVNNGLEALQAVQQQDYDLILMDVQMPEMNGLTATRLIREYLNNQQNAKQVRIVAMTANAMVEDRQSCLEAGMDDYISKPINVQEIIRIISNV
- a CDS encoding ABC transporter permease translates to MSSRLKALFYYITARLLLAPIMLWAIASVVFLLMRATPGDPIDAILGPRAPEEVKVALREQVGLTGSLFSQYWGYMQDLLHFNLGKSISTREQTVWQIIKNFFPATAELAIYALIVALVVGLTVGIIAALRPNTKWDVGGRLFGIITYSLPLFWVGMILQLVFSVQLGWLPIGTRFPASVDPPVQVFGLYTIDALLKSDWKNFWTSIQYLILPATSLGIVISGIFERIVRVNLRQTLQSDYVEAAKARGIKPSAILFNHALKNAMIPVVTILGLTLASMLGGAVLTEVTFSWPGLANRLFEAIVGRDYPVVQGIVVFFAIIVTIASILVDIVNAWIDPRIRY
- a CDS encoding ATP-dependent 6-phosphofructokinase produces the protein MTKPKRVGILTSGGDCGGLNAVIRAVVRRARDYDIEIYGIKGATQGLLNRPVEAELLDMKRVSGILRYGGTILGTVNKGNPFSYPMPDGTLVDRSEEVIDGYHKLGLDALIGIGGDGSLAILRRLAQQGNMNLVAVPKTIDNDLGATENSIGFNTAVSVAVEALDRLTYTAISHSRVMILEVMGRDAGHIAVSAGIAGGAHVVLIPEIPYDLDEVCDRLMNRALRGFPFSTMVVAEAVKTPTGEPVKYTNSLGQTLYGGIGQYLGDQISTRTGLESRVTILGHVQRGSTPSPLDRILGAAFGVAAVDLIAEKKYDRMVAWVNREVIDVPIADAIAKYSAVDVHGTLVRTAVGLGTYVGEIEQLL
- a CDS encoding AAA family ATPase, yielding MNFEAELNLTLRARYPLIYIPSAEEERVEAVITNVAKSLGRSVFIWDFVDGYQSNPTDAGAGKRNPLQALEFVDKIPKGAVFVLRDFDRFLDDVAIARKLKNLSRKLKSEAQNIIVLASQISIPDSLSEFFSILEFPLPNPSELKIEIEQIANSTNSGNDLQLNKQAIDDLVRASQGLSLERIRRVLAKAIAENNCLRPEDVELILEEKRQSIRQTQILEFYPSTTEISDIGGLDNLKEWLLRRGGAFSDRARKYGLPHPRGLLLAGIQGTGKSLTAKAISHHWHLPLLRLDVGRLFAGLVGESESRTRQMIQLAEALSPCVLWIDEIDKAFSGIEGRGDSGTTNRVFGTFLTWMAEKTSPVFVVATANNIRALPPELLRKGRFDEVFFVGLPNQEERSQIFAVHLGKYRPHNTRAYDIDRLAYETPDFSGAEIEQGIIEAMHIGFSQNRDFTTDDILEAASQIVPLAQTAQQEIQVLQEWAASGKARLASRQNVFR